TGTATTCCAACTTCCACCCTATCCaatgttatttccttctttgttcatcttagttttcttatttcttgttgggttgctcttattgataaaatagaaaatcaattcTCACAAAAAAAGTACCTAGATCAAACATCATAATTGGGTAAATCCTTGAAaaatggatcataaaatacaaGGATCCTTATCACATCGATTTCCATTGGTCCATCAATTCACcttattaattcaaatttataataattaagtaaaatccACACTAAAATATacatgtaaaataatttaacatgcaacaaaataaggagtaacaaatttaattaaaaattagcaACTAATCCAACccattatattattttgtagcaataaatctaaacttaaactaaaatatgcatatcgatttaaataaataatttatattttgtagcaataaatctaaacttaaactaaaatatgcatatcgatttaaataaaaataaattattgtaaatcAACTTCACATAgatataaaaagtgaatttattaatatttaattatttatgagagaaattgttgttgaatttattattgtgtTTGGGAAATAACACTCTACATTTATTCCTCACAAGAGTTCCCTTcgttttcattattttgggTCTATCACTCGTTCCtttgctattttttaaaatacactaaatttaagtttttatgTTAAATCTTACATCTATCTCCCATGGTGGTAACgaacaatatcaacataatttaaacaaaaaaaaataacaataagatTATTCGAaggaaaaatcaaaagtaGCAATAAATTCACATCTATCCGAGCCACTAAATTCAACTAAAATTTGAAGCTCAAACAACCACCACTAGTTAAATAAAGCCAAACACTTGTAGCTCAAACAACCACCACTAATTCCACATAAATCAAGCCAAACACTCATGATTTATATCCAAGACTATTCTAAACCCCCAAGCCTCTTCATCGGGCTCATTTTCCCCTTCATTGTCCGCCCCTAGCATgtaaaagataaaagtaagaaatatgGATTATATGAGACAACAAACCTTAGTCCAAAACAAAACTCACATCTTCATCAAAGtcacaaaagaaaattttgcAATGAGAATTATGTTATTCAATAACATACTCACACAAAGACCTTAATTCCCTTCAGCTCGGCGTTGCTCAAGTGGAGCATGTGTAGCTTGTTTAGCCACAATTTTTCCAACCCCCAAGAGTTGAACCATTTTAAGCTCAATGGTAACATTGTATTCAAATCACTCTTAACTACACATATATAGTAAATGTTTTTGcatgtttaattaaaaacctTTCCACCTCCAAGCCATTCAATTTATCACCAAAAAACATTGCACTTCCACTCCCCCTAATTATCaccaaaataactaaaatcttttcatttttctaattatcaTAGCATTGTATTCAAATCACTCtaaactacatatatataaatatgaaacgtttttgCATGTTCAATTTCCCCACCCTTGTAAAACCTCCCACTCACCACTTCCTCCATGCATGATCGTGGTTTTAACATGTTTGCTTCCACTTAACCACACATTTTTAGccctttaattatatatttttaatttaatctacttttttaaatgaaatgacaaTCTTGAATCACACATTTTTAGCCCCTTACAtgtacaattttaatttaatagaactttttaaattaaatgacaatcttgtaaatttcttcaaaactcccattttatatattgtatagatttaaaaagttatagaagaaaaaaattaaaaaattattttattaagggCTTTAGCCCCTCCTCCCATCCACATGGTTCCGCCCATGCAAGTGTCAGTCGTATGCATCTTGAATACCCTTGCATAATCATCTCAAGTGCTCTCGCCCCATGCCATCGATAACACACAAGTACTCATCGAAAATATCCGAATTCACGACAGTTGTAAAGTATTGGACGACCTTCGTACATTTTTGAAGCGTGGAAAGGCTTTACCGTTTAAAATCGTTGCTTTTCAATTATTGGTTTAACTTATAATGAATATGGTTAATTGTCTATAAAATCACTgagtttggtcaaattctggttTATTCAACActtaacaaataaatcacaaaatttaaaaaactttcAATTGTTACATGATTTGGAGGCAAATTCGATGCTAAATTGGTGCACACATGTAAAATTTTGGTGTTGTCAATGAATACTGACGTAAATGTATATTATTGTGACACGCAAATGATATAGTTGTGAGCTATTAAAAATGAGTCACTCACCcattaaaaggcctcataagggagagggttatccacacttatatagatgaGCTAAGATCGTTataagtcgatgtgggacaagatataGAGAGTTTTAACATGAACttaagaaactaaaaataataacacaaaattattcaaatgCGACCATAGaaactttttaaaactttatgATTCGTCGttcaaatttggaaaaatgtgaaataaacATGAATTTGTAAGCAAATAATCCTGAAGAATCACAGATTGAAGGGCAAAAGCGTCATTCCAGTAACCGAAGGATATAGGATAGGATAATGGAAGCGAGTAAgcagaagagaagaaaaaattcgCAGGAAGCGACGCTCTGCAACAATGGCTGCTCTATCTCTTTCCTACTCTCTCATTCCAAAGCCTTCCCATAACCAAACTCAAACCGCCATTTCTCTATCCAGACCCAATCTTTCTTTCTTgtctcactctctctcacatCTGTCTCTCACCGCCCGCAAACACCCGGTAGTGTCAAAGGCAACGGACACAGAGGCTGCATTATCCGTTACCGATGCCGAAATCGAGACCCCGGTTCTCGAAATTGAGCCCGCTGTTGAAACTGCCGAGCCCAAGCGTGAGGAAGTTTTTGCTGTTGTGATGGTGAGTCCTTAATTTCTATCAAATTCTAGTGTTTTAATTCCAAGTATATTTTCCTTGTTATGAACAATTCTGGGGCGTTGATATTATATGTGGAAATTCGATTTTACGGTGTActtcttttatttgatttcaGAATCCATTCTTTCATCAAAAACTGAAACTTGAGCTTTAGAGCATTTTAAGAGATTATTTGCATAATTCAGACTATGATGTTTACACTGAAAACACACTCTAATTTATTCATCAGTCGTTTAACAACTCCAGGGAAATTCATAAGCAGTGGTGAAAACTTGAGAAGGTATCTCATGCCAATTCTCTGTACAATTCTTGACTCGGAATATCTGATGACTAAAATGGCATTCAACAGTGCAAACTTTACCAAATTACTTTTCAATGCAACTAATCTTACTTAGCTACTCAAGGTTGCAGCAGATCTGAGTACTTGCTCCTGAATCGAATATCCAGTTTCTTTTATCTACTGCTGCCACAATTCTGAAGGCATAATATCCTTCATATTGGTCATTTCCTCCAAAATTATGGACCAAACTCGCATTAATGTAACAAATTACCAACACATCTTGCAACTTCTGAGTCTCTGActgtattattttgtttatttcatcACAGTCTCTCGCAGTTTACCTTTGTATAACTATAACCACCGATTTCCCTTTGCAGTCCATTGCTACGACCGAATCTTTAAATAAGCTCACTCCACAGTTTCTTAGTGCTATCAGTATGACTAATGAATAAGCGCATCAACTAACTATTTCGATATTGGAATGATCATTCAGGAGGAAACCATGATTTTATGATAAGTAGATCGAGTTCGAGGTTTAGTAAAACTTCCACGATCCATCTAAGAATTCCAGTTACTTTGAGCTCTGGCCTTTGAGAGCTCTCTTAATTGATCTACTCTATTTCATCAAATTGGTGCCTGGTAAAATTGTGCAGCAACAAACAAGCTGCATTCCTGGATTATCTGCATTATGTATTTGCAAAATATCGGCAATCTGATTTGGGTGACATCCTCATTCCCAACTTGCATATAGGTATTAGCTCTTTGATTTGCAATTGGACCTCCTCACAGCTTTTCATCGTGCAGTCCAAGCTCGTCATCGCTAAAATATTCTAAGTTAGTCCGAGTTGCTTCACCATCTTCAGTCGAGCTATTTTTGTAGTGAATTCAACTGGTTCTAGAAAACCCAGAAATTTAAATGAAGAAGGTGatagtaattttcattttaatgctGAAAAATCAATTGTTACAAAGTAACTAACACTAGCTCTACAACTAAACGGGGATAGCTGTCAATAGAGTAAGTTATAGAAGACTCACTGTCTGACTCTAATGTGTGATTTCTTCTAGTGACTTAGTTACACTTTTATTagtaatgtttgatatattgcAACCACtagaaaatgtaataaaagATGTGCGGATAATCTGAATATGAGCCACAGATTGAATCCTCCTTGATGCCGTTCGTCAACAAATTTCAGCTAGACTTCACATATTTTCATCATCCTTCTGTGCATCTTCATTAACCAATCCTTCATTCCTAACAAAATTTCTTGATTGTATAGATGGATGATTTTCTCTTCTGATGGAAAATTTTGGTTGTCTAGTGTTAAACAATGTGTTAATGtcttgaatttttaatttctaatatgCGGAATTGTAGATGATTGAAAATCTTATTAACTTTTAATACTTTCTGCTGCTTATCTGTTGAAACTTCAGCTGCTTGATACCAGGCACTAGATCAAGGTTCATTGCATTATTTCGgacttcatttatttataatgtgtTTTTGAAGATATTATGATGCCTTAACAGCTTTTCACCTCCCATGAAAATGATAAAGCTACACAAAATCAGGAGTTGAATCCCATCTGCTGTTTGCTGCAGATATAATTATTCAAGATATTCTGTTTGTCTAATATATTAGGATATGTTTGTATCTTCTGCTGAAGCATCCTGCTTGTTACTCGTGTGATTGTCTACttataactttttcttttggCCTTTTACTTGCTTAGGTTGGAGGAAGGCAATACATCGTATTCCCTGGACGTTATATCTACACACAGAGGCTTAAAGGTGCAAGTGTAAACGACAAGGTAAGTAAAGATATTATGAGAATCCTACCATGGTCTATGAGTATTTTACTTTTCTAGTTTCCATTATATCGTATTGATTGTTCTCCTGAATATCGCCTTCATATATTGGTGTGAACTCACTTGCCTCAAGGatcttatttctatttttccacCACTCTTTTGTCATTGTACTTGTACGAAGTCCTTACATTTTTATGGCATGGAAATGATTCGTCCAATTCATCTTGATCATGTGATGGCATGGAAATGTGAGTTAAGCATAGATAATGTGCTGCTGGAGCctaaaaaattgagattttcAACTACTACTTTTACTGGTTTTGTTTGCTACATTATGCAAATGTTGAATTGTTTAGTGGATATCAACTCATATGTAGATATCACTTTCATAcataatttctttctttttcttcttctgccTTTGTATGTATAATGAATACTTCCGTATCCATAATGACACATAATACATTACAACTCGACCTGTCCAGGTAACCCTAAATAAGGTGTTGCTCGTGGGAACTAAAACAAGCGCATATATTGGAAAACCGATAGTGCCTAATGCCACAGTCGAGGCAGTTGTTGAAGAGCAAGTATGATCAGAATCCAGGATGCTTTCTTGTATACATACTCATGTAAATCTAGTGCATCAACTCAATCATTCTATTCTATGCAGACGCTGGATAAGAAAGTGATCGTATTCAAatacaagaagaagaaaaactaCAGAAGAAACATTGGTCACAGACAGGTTAGCACATCATTTTGTTACTTGAAATCCCACTAAGTTGCATTCTTTCACTTTTTTCGCCAACTGCTTTATATCTTTGCTTGTACAGCCTATTACAAGGATAAGGATAACAAGCATCACGGGATACCAAGACTCTCCTGTGACTACCCTCGATTAGATTGTACCAACACTAGATTGGAGAACTGTCTGGTCTTGCCTCTTGTTagatttcattaattttttgagaAGATGATGTCTACTGTCAATGCATCTTGATTTTGATGGAAACTGCTACTTTGAAGTTGGAGTGTGAAGGTCCATCTAGGGCATTATGTAGCCCACATCATTTCGATTCTCAAATCTTATTTTGACAATATTTTTAGTGTTAATTGTTGTGCAGTTGCTTCCAGATTATGCCTCTCTTTTGAATGCATCATGTATGTCGAGTCTTGTTTTCTGGCAAGAGTCGGGATGTGTTGTAGTTCAGATCTAGACTTAGGTTAGAATTGCGAGTTAGGGTAGCGACATCGGATAAGTTATGTTGAGGACATACTGAAGATACCGGATTTCCGAGGATCTAATAGGATGTCTTCCAAAAATTCATATCCATGCTTCCAGGACCTCTTGACTGCAAATCTTATAATTGTAGATGAGGGCTTGTAATTTTTGTCACTCCATCAGTAGATCCAAACCTCTGATCCTCTAACCAATTAACTTATTCgaagtttgaattttgcgTGAGCAATAATAACTTAATCTCATACTCTGAATCTAGGAAGGATAAAATAGTGCTGATAAAGCATAGAGAGAATTTTCGAAATCTCACTAGGGGGGAATATTTTTGCTTCATGAAGTTGATGGTtttgacatttaatttttattttgggtaGTAGCTAATTGAAATGAAAcatgcataaaaaattatgatggttttattcaaaataggacagtgaaattaattaattataacatgGAGTACCACTTTATCTAGTTAACATTTATGTTTGTACACGTTTTATCAAACTTAACATTTATGCTTGTACACGTTTTATCAAACTAGCAATGCTATATAATAGGATCACTAGGTCAttattaaagatattttcatcaacaaaatagAAGTGCTTATGGTTGTGGAAGAAACTCTTCagcaaaacaatttattttttataaaattaatattctaaattatataatagGAATTATAGAGCTCATGAATCATGTAtcatgattgagacttacttCCACAACACAGTGGTGTGTGACTAAGACCTCAACATAATGGTGTGTGACAAAGACCTGAAAATCTAATCTTTTccttttacaatatttaaagcGTTTCCTTTATCTTTAATATTGATACGgtggattttgattttaaaaagtagTATCTTTTCAATGATTTGACTTTTATATAGGAATGTCAGTGAAGTCTGAAATTCATCAATTAACCTAAATTTcctacaatcaaaatttagaaagttaaaattgagaatttcTAATCCAACAAAATCATTATCGAAATAGCTTGATTCGAAATAGAAACCAGAACCATGAACACAATCTTCACAATAGTACCGAGCAACTTTTGTTATGATTGCAAAACAAGTGATTTTTTTATCCGTCAAagaatactactactactactacttagtTTAAGTCTTGATAATTTGTACATGTCATATTCAAATGCACCAAAATACACCTAAAATTCATGTAAACACTGGTGGAACTACATGTATTGGGGGAGGGGCCTaatgaattgatttttttaacttttttttattataaacttctaaaatttattcatattttatacatacaattatataaaagcccctattaataatcaaaattgtctaaaaatttattgaagtaaaattttgaaaatttagccCCTACTTattaatttgcaattattCAAACTTAGTAAATACTCCAtcaattatgatttattaatttttttaatatgatatttttagttagaGGAAGGAGAATTGGATTCGAAGCATTGACTGCAGTCGTTACATAGTCGAACCTTAGTACATGAATGTTGGTGAAAGAACATCCACCTTCAATATAATATGGTAGTTGCAATAAAAACTTAGTAATATAccaattaattataagtagATTATATTCGGTCACACATTCCCCACTACTAAATGATTCGAAATAAAGTGTTTGTAATTGAGAGGGATAGTACTAGGTAGTACTATAAGACACAAGGAAGAAAGGTATGAATGGCAATGGCGATTCCAGCAGTAGAGGTTCGATACAAGGAGTTGAGGGTGGAGGCAGAGTGTGAAGTTGTGAAGGGGAAGCCTCTCCCAACTCTTTGGAATTCACTCAAATTGGTATGTACTGTGCATAATCTATCTTCACTCTGTCTTCTTAATTGTTActcatatactattaatatttagaaataacattaattataattctttgcAGGGTGCAACGAGGCTTCTTGGTTTAAACTCAAGAAAGACACACATAAATATTCTTGACGATGTAAGTGGCATCATCAAGCCTGGAAGGTACAAACATTATACGAGAGTGTTATCAATTTAGGATCGAAATATAAgtaatttatcaaattgatAATGAGAAAGGTAAGTATTATAGTAACTTAAAATGTTCGTATTCTAATAATATCTTTGAAATCACCACATGAATGATCTCTTGGAATTTAGCCGAACTGAATTTTCGATTGATAATTTCAATCATCGAAGTTCTAAAGcgatatatattttcttaccCCAAAACCAAATTTCAATATCATAACAGCATTGACTAGAGCTGGTATTCGGTCAGTTGGTTCCTAACCAAACCGACAAGTCGGTTAACCGACCATATTTCagttccaaataaaaaatcgaaacCGGCACCGACAAAAAATCAGTTATTTCGGTTAGAACCGAACGGTTAACCAATAACCAATGGAACCGAGTGGAACCAAAATTCCTTAAAAAATTTCACTATCCAATGAACTCATTTTACTTCCTTTTATAATGGCCTAATCTCTCCTTTCTTTGTTATACTGACGATGTGGGACAATGGTAAGTTTATGCTTACATTTATGTACTACTGCtacaaataaactaataaagttTTTATACGAACAAATAGAAAAGTGGCATTATACTTTTATGAGTACTAtagaattaaagaaaaacaacaattatTTGTTTACCTTTTAGCAGCAATATTTGTGGCAGTGCACTAAATTTAAAGGCcatcacaacaaaacaaaatacaaaatttatttattatgtgttCATCGTTATTGGGTGTATGTAAACCTTACTCATAGTTGTAAAAATCTtggttaaattattttttatatatagttatttAATAGCTAATCTATATAGGAacttctaaaaatatttaatagttgtaatatatattaatctcAACTAAATTTGTATAGTTGACAAAGAACTCTATTAAGATTTATTTAATCTCGGTTTTATATCTActgtactaatatttatagaatCTAGGATTTCATGGAAATATTATTctaagaaaatagaaaaggaaatttaaaaatgaaaaagaaattaacaaGCAAGGCTGAAACTATTTGCCAACatctcataaaataaaataaaaattaatttataaactaTATAAAACAATTGTATTAATctatttgtattatttaaattgaaatttaaattatgccTCACTTTCAAGTTCACCTtcattaaaaacataatttaagaaaattgcaCGAACCCACAAAATCACTTATGTATCTTAAGATTATCCCAATTCCCACATCGACTTTTACAACATAACAAGAATGCAAAACATTGTTATAAAAGATAAGTCTCTTCCTTAGTGAAATTAATCATGGCCTTTGGGCTTTAAAAATACATGTGGCTCGTGGCCCATATAAATATGAGTCTGAATTAGGGATATTAACTGGGCTAACCCGTTTGGGTTCGGGCCAATCCACTCGGGTTGCCGGGTTATTTGGGTGCGGGCTATtcgtatcaaaattttcttctataaatgattttaaaattttagatactttttttctttttaagtagaatcatataaaatcttcatattttcatactAGTATTCTACTGACATTGTTAGTAACTAATTCtttgtgaaaattaaaaatcatatcttacatgaatcattattaaaattataaatatattaagattttgatgagttatttcttaattttgtcttgattggctTTGGTGGTGGTAAGACACTAGTGGCAGATGATGAGACGGTGGACTAATGAGTTGAGATGGAACTTTAAAGCTGATATTGTGGGATCGAGTGGAAAAGTATAATGATTATGTAGAaagattgaagattaaaaaatataaaaaaaccctaaaacttaataatttttaataaaaagttgCAACCCATCGGGccgacccgcaacccgttcgggccaacccgtttaaccCGTCAACCCATTTgggccaacccgtttagcccgttttgtatttgagtaataaaattacaaccctAACCCGCTCATTTTACCGGGTTGTTCGGGCCGGCCCACGGGTTTCgggttgaattgacatccctagtctGAATATATGTGGCTCGTGGCCTTTGGGCTTAATTAGTCGGTTTTCGGTTCGGTAACCGATAACCGATGTCAAAGCAGGTCTCCTAACCCGACCTGAACCGTGACCGACAttttcggttctcggttaaccgagaaccgacaAACCGAATACCCAGCCCTACAGCATTCCATTTCCTATCCTACGTGAAGTTAATTCACTTTCATCAACTTCCATGCTTAATTCACAAAACATTCCTTTTCTCCATCATTGCCATTTTGTCTACCACGCAATTATGtcaaaaatatagaaaatccCTTACCAGTTTCGACATCAACATATGTACACAGCAAGTGTGTGTAATCTCAATAGATTACTTGGAATCATTCTTCACTTCAATTCAGTCATTTATCCATTGCAGAATGACTTTACTACTTGGTCCTCCAGGCTGTGGGAAGACTACATTATTTAAGGCTCTTTCATCAAATCTCAGGAGATCGCTCAAGGTGGCTTTATTTCTCCtcttatttcaaatttatttatttctagttCTGCATGTAAAAGGAAAGGGATGGTTATTAATTCATGTGTGAGTATTTTACTTGCGTTTCAAAGTAGTGTTGACACAAAATGCTATTGTTCCCAAATACTACTACATGATAAATTTGTTTCAAGTGGAGCTAGTATCATCATTTTGTATTATCCATTTGATGTTAACTTAAATGATTCATACCTGAAGTTAGCCTGTAACAGATGACAGGGGAGATTTCGTACAATGGATATAATCTCCAAGACTTTGTAGTACAAAAAGTTTCTTCATATGTAGGCCAATATGATCAGCATATCCCCGAAATTACTGTTAGAGAAACACTCGATTTTTCAGGTCGTTGTCAGGGAATTGGAAATAGAGCAGGTTAGTCACTTTATGTGTggaaaaaaaactttaaactTTGTTGTGTTTTTGAGTATTCCAAAGTGATCTTCAGTGCTCTTGTTCGTTtagaaattttgatgaagctcGCCAAAAGGgagaaagaggaaaatatTGTTCCAGACCCTAACGTTGATACTTTCCCGAAGGTATGATAATATTCTTTGCAATTTGAAATTCCAttaagatatactccctctgaaATGCCGTATTACGAAATTCAGAACCTGTAACAAGCACACTAGATTCCATTAAACTAAATCTCATGTATGGTAAATAATGAATGTGTAGGGAATTTCTGTGGAAGGAGAGAAGACAAGTCTTCAAACTGACTACATTCTGAAAGTAATTTTCATGTTAGCTCAAGTATGGATATCTCACTACAATACTTTAAGTCTATAGTTTGTATATTCTCCAGATTCTTGGGCTTGACATCTGTGCTGACACGCTCGTTGGAGACGCCATGAGAAGAGGCATCTCAGGTGGTCAGAAGAAAAGACTCACACTAGGTAGCTTAATATGCAGATATTTATTTGACATCATGCTAATATACTCCCAAATCAAAGGTTTTTCATCTTTAAATGGTTTACAGATAAGTGTAGGTGATTCAAGATGGTATTATGCAGGTGAGATGCTTGTTGGACCAACAAATGTTTTCTTTATGGATGAAATATCAAATGGTTTAGACAGCTCAACGGCATACCAGATCGTTTCTTTCCTTCAACAACTATGTCATGCCACTGATGCTACCATAATTGTTTCACTTCTCCAGCCAGCTCCAGAAATCT
The nucleotide sequence above comes from Salvia hispanica cultivar TCC Black 2014 chromosome 5, UniMelb_Shisp_WGS_1.0, whole genome shotgun sequence. Encoded proteins:
- the LOC125188655 gene encoding 50S ribosomal protein L21, chloroplastic; the encoded protein is MAALSLSYSLIPKPSHNQTQTAISLSRPNLSFLSHSLSHLSLTARKHPVVSKATDTEAALSVTDAEIETPVLEIEPAVETAEPKREEVFAVVMVGGRQYIVFPGRYIYTQRLKGASVNDKVTLNKVLLVGTKTSAYIGKPIVPNATVEAVVEEQTLDKKVIVFKYKKKKNYRRNIGHRQPITRIRITSITGYQDSPVTTLD